One genomic segment of Alkalimarinus alittae includes these proteins:
- a CDS encoding transposase yields the protein MPRKPRFYLPNVPVHIVHRGHSRSAVFFEDQDYSTYLYWLKKAAEKYSLSIHAFVLMTNHVHLLVTPKLGEDVSLFMQYIGRRYVPYINHKYGKSGSIWEGRYKACLVQEDTYFLSVMVYIELNPVRANMVESPSHYRWSSCCHNTGGQNIKLIDSHSIYELLGVDKVSRTKAYQALFKSHLGKDSMKKISDAWLTGTPLGNDYFREIIENTLVKKVGQDRRGRPSKQTKRALTPLI from the coding sequence ATGCCACGTAAACCTAGGTTTTACTTACCAAACGTCCCTGTGCATATAGTGCATCGAGGACACTCACGCTCAGCGGTTTTCTTTGAAGATCAAGATTATTCAACCTATTTGTACTGGCTAAAGAAGGCCGCGGAAAAATACAGTTTATCGATACATGCTTTTGTTTTAATGACGAACCATGTACACCTACTTGTCACACCAAAGCTCGGCGAGGATGTTAGCTTGTTTATGCAATATATAGGGCGACGTTATGTGCCTTATATCAATCATAAATATGGTAAGAGCGGTTCAATTTGGGAAGGACGTTATAAGGCCTGCTTAGTTCAAGAGGATACCTACTTTCTTTCTGTGATGGTGTATATAGAGTTGAACCCGGTTAGGGCAAATATGGTTGAGTCGCCATCGCATTATCGCTGGTCTAGTTGTTGTCATAATACGGGGGGTCAAAATATAAAACTAATTGATAGTCACTCAATTTATGAGTTATTAGGTGTAGATAAGGTAAGTCGTACTAAAGCATATCAAGCACTGTTCAAGAGCCATTTAGGTAAAGACTCAATGAAAAAAATATCAGACGCGTGGTTAACAGGGACTCCATTAGGTAATGATTACTTTAGGGAAATCATAGAAAACACATTGGTAAAGAAAGTAGGGCAAGATAGGCGTGGCCGTCCAAGTAAGCAGACAAAAAGGGCTTTGACCCCTTTAATATGA